CGGATGTTATTAAATCATCCGATTCCTGTACGGAATCTAGAAAAGCCAGTGAATGGTCGTTCTAGCTTTATGCGGTTGCGTAGTAGCGATCAAGTTTATGGGGCAAGTTTAGCAATGTTTGCTAAGAAAAATTCTGATAATACAGACCGCCCACCCACTCTTGCAGAATGGCAAGCTTTACTAAATACCGGGAACTTTGCTGGGCCAAGAGATAAAACCCCTACTCCTCTAAATGCTACCAGTGGCGCACTGATTTATGGGCGTGTAGCTGGTGTATCTAGTGGTTCCCAGTGGAAAGCAAAGTTGGTAGATAATCCCCAAACCAAAAATCTGACAATTCCCCAGCGTGGCAAAGCTATTTCTTATGCTTTAGACACATTGCTCAGTGGTCGATTGGGCACTCAACAAATCCAAACGGCCAAAATGCTGGTACGTTATCCAGATACGGCTTATGAAGCACATGGTAATTATGGGGTGGAATATAAACTCACCTTACCTTTAAGTAACAATACCAACCAAAACCAGACCGTGACTGTTACTTTAGAAACACCTTTAAAGGAAGATAAATTATCCCAAGGTGGTTTACGTTTCCGCAAACCATCGCTAGATTTTCCTTTCTTCCGTGGTACAGTGCGGCTACGCTATTTTAATGACCAAGGTCAACAAAAGACGCGCTACATACATCTATGGCACAGAACTGGTCAGGTGTTAGAACCATTAGTGCAGCTTGTACTTCCACCTTCGACTCAGCGGATAGTACAGGTAGATGTGATTTATCCACCAGATTCGACACCACCGCAAGTGCTGAGTGTAAGAACTTTAGAAAAGTGAGAATCTCAAAAAAAGCAAATCACTTAAGGCTTATATGGTTTTCGAGTACACTAACGCATTTGTTACCATAGCATCGGTTAATTTTGATAATTTAGTGAATTTCTATACCAAATTCCTGGAGCAAAAACCAGTTACTTTGATTCCGAATGTCTATGCTGAGTTTAATTTAGTTAGTATGCAATTAGGTATTTTTAAACCAAAGAACACAAACGAATCGGAATTTGAAGCCATCGCCAAAAGTAAGATAAGTTTGTGTTTAGAGGTGAATAACTTAGAAGATGCGATCGCTCACCTAACTGCTTTGAGCTATCCTCCACCAGGAGACATTTCCATTGCTTCCCACGGCAGAGAAATATATGCTTATGACCCTGATGGCAATCGTCTGATTTTACATCAAGCCATAGTGAATGATAATTGATAAGTGATAATAATTTATTTGGTAATTAACTATGGCTATAACTCAAAACTATAGATTAAACCTAATTCAATGGTATCCAGGTCATATTGCAAAAGCTGAAAGGAAGCTCAAAGAACAACTAAAGCGCGTAGACGTGGTGTTTGAGGTACGAGATGCTCGGATTCCCTTAGCGACTCACCATCCCCAAATAGGTGAGTGGGTAGAAGGTAAAAAACGGGTGTTGATACTTAACCGAGTAGATATGATTACGCCACAAATGCGATCGCTATGGATCGATTGGTTTAAACGTCAAGGAGAAGTCCCCTATTTTACCAATGCTCAACATGGGAAAGGTATAGCAGAAGTAGCGCGGGCAGCGCAAGCCGCTGGGGTAGAGCTAAATCAAAGAAGAAGCGATCGCGGGATGTTACCCCGTCCAGTGCGGGCTGTGGTGATTGGTTTTCCCAATGTCGGTAAATCAGCTTTAATTAATCGCCTGTTAGGAAAGCGAGTCGTGGAAAGTGCAGCCCGTCCTGGGGTAACTCGCCAACTACGCTGGGTGCGAATTTCCGAACATTTAGAATTGCTAGATGCTCCTGGTGTCATTCCTCTAAGATTAGAAGACCAAGATGCAGCCTTGAAATTAGCTATTTGTGATGATATCGGTGAAGCATCTTACGATAACCAGCTAGTAGCAGCAGCCTTAGTGGATTTACTCAACTATTTAGAACCTGTAGCAGGAGATTTATTACCAAAAAAACCATTACAGTCTCGCTACCAACTCGATTCAACATCAGACACCGGAGATACCTATTTACACGCTTTAGCAGAGCATCGTTACAAAGGTGATGTAGAGCGAGCAGCAAGGCAACTTTTAACAGATTTTCGCAAGGGGTTGTTGGGTGAAATGAGTTTGGAGTTACCACCCAATTAAACCTAAATTCAAATAGTAAAAATTAGGAAACCTATTTGATTTTTAACAGGACTTACGCAACTATCACAAGCAATAGCGCGGCTATACCATCCTGCGCGCCAAACAACTAGGCGATAAACATAGTAACGTCTTGAATTTTAATTGCCGAGCTAGTTTTATAAGCTAAATCTTTGAGCTTAAACCAGACTAAAATTAATTGATTTCTTGGAGTAGCACATAGTTACTGATAAATGCGATTGTGCTAGATACCAGAGCCACTTGAAACGGTCTAGTACTACACAAACAACAGCGACTAACGGTTTAGGAAAAATGGACATTTGTTAATAAAAGTATTGGCGGCTTGAGCATTACCAAAAAAATGGGTAAAAGCCCCGTCGTTCTACGACGGATTTAAAGTAATGAGTAATGAGTAATGAGTAATGAGTAATGAGTGGATGAAAAATGGGTAATGAGTAATGAGTAATGAGTAATGAGTAATGAGTAATGAGTAATGAGTAATGAGTAATGAGTGGATGAAAAATGGGTAATGAGTAATGAGTAATGAGTGGATGAAAAATGGGTAATGAGTAATGAGTAATGAGTAATGAGTAATGAGTAATGAGTGGATGAAAAATGGGTAATGAGTAATGAGTAATGAGTGGATGAAAAATGGGTACTTACTCATTATTTATTACTTATTACTTATTACTCCTTCTTAAGAGCGCCTTTAGGTCGGTGAGGATGTCAAGGCATTATTTTCTGGGATGAGCGGTACCAGTAAAACTATGCCCGCAGAAGTTATTGCCACTCACCAACTAAATTAATACTTCTTTGCTTTTGCTTCATGCCTTTCTTTGTCAGATCAAAAACTCCTTGACGGAGTTGTGATGCTAATTTGGTAAATCATTAAAAAGCGATGGCTATATATATGAAGGTGCTTTGCATTCCTACTGTTTGCCTCCAGTGCCCCATACCCAATGTAACTTTTTTAATGCTTGTTAACCAAGATATGGTAGTGGGAATTATAACACTAGTATAAAGAGATTTTCTTAAAAAATTTATGAGCGCAAAAATTGATGGAACTTTAAGGATTGCTGGCTACCAAATCATCGAGCAACTTTATTCAGGTTCTCGGACTCAAGTGTATCGGGCAATTCGAGAATGCGTAGGCGCAGCCCGCCGCAGGCATCGCCTACCAGTTGTCATCAAGCTCTTAAAACGAGAATATCCAACTTTTACCGAATTAGTCCAGTTTTGCAACCAATATGCGATCGCTAAAAACCTAAATATTCCTGGCATTATCAAACCCTACAGCCTAGAAGCCCATCATAATGGCTATGCCCTAGTCATGGAAGACTTTGGTGGTGTTTCCCTGCGGCAATTTACTCAAGAAAAAACACTGACATTAGAGCAATTTTTACCCATTGCTCTGCAACTACTAGACATTTTACACCAGTTACATCAACAGCGCGTCATTCACAAAGACATCAAGCCAGCCAACATCCTGATTCACCCTGACACGAACCAAATCAAGCTGATTGACTTTAGTATTGCCTCGCTCTTACCACGAG
This portion of the Nostoc sp. GT001 genome encodes:
- a CDS encoding DUF3370 domain-containing protein encodes the protein MLAKFPSSVFTLLLGLAITQTFGCTTHKNNSAIAQTSPKPAPQEIVQAGEVRALPGKLDKIPVFNSNSPEWIKTEGILLSTFPPNGKKVPAAHLNFPFQGRFDLFAHHYTHTPKDLQTLYLGVIVYNPGKKPVTVDVLQAASYLMQDAPFVTLPPYIENNDGKTYSGPGARAVSDVLRGVRQADFPAKLIIPPGQSRMLLNHPIPVRNLEKPVNGRSSFMRLRSSDQVYGASLAMFAKKNSDNTDRPPTLAEWQALLNTGNFAGPRDKTPTPLNATSGALIYGRVAGVSSGSQWKAKLVDNPQTKNLTIPQRGKAISYALDTLLSGRLGTQQIQTAKMLVRYPDTAYEAHGNYGVEYKLTLPLSNNTNQNQTVTVTLETPLKEDKLSQGGLRFRKPSLDFPFFRGTVRLRYFNDQGQQKTRYIHLWHRTGQVLEPLVQLVLPPSTQRIVQVDVIYPPDSTPPQVLSVRTLEK
- a CDS encoding VOC family protein, with the translated sequence MVFEYTNAFVTIASVNFDNLVNFYTKFLEQKPVTLIPNVYAEFNLVSMQLGIFKPKNTNESEFEAIAKSKISLCLEVNNLEDAIAHLTALSYPPPGDISIASHGREIYAYDPDGNRLILHQAIVNDN
- the ylqF gene encoding ribosome biogenesis GTPase YlqF — protein: MAITQNYRLNLIQWYPGHIAKAERKLKEQLKRVDVVFEVRDARIPLATHHPQIGEWVEGKKRVLILNRVDMITPQMRSLWIDWFKRQGEVPYFTNAQHGKGIAEVARAAQAAGVELNQRRSDRGMLPRPVRAVVIGFPNVGKSALINRLLGKRVVESAARPGVTRQLRWVRISEHLELLDAPGVIPLRLEDQDAALKLAICDDIGEASYDNQLVAAALVDLLNYLEPVAGDLLPKKPLQSRYQLDSTSDTGDTYLHALAEHRYKGDVERAARQLLTDFRKGLLGEMSLELPPN